In a genomic window of Demequina muriae:
- a CDS encoding LacI family DNA-binding transcriptional regulator has protein sequence MATIEDVAREAGVSISTVSYALSGKRAISATTRQRVQDAATKLNYLPHASARMLAANRSHIFAVTAPLHPDTDHSAHMTFAMEVTKAARERDYDTLLLVHKDALEGMKRSAATSLADGIIVLDVDAHDERATLARQLSCPAVFIGIPEDTSGLVCVDLDFEAAAAMAIDRLLDAGRRSIGLISHPEETLVRESNFPLRFRHGFEQHAAERGIDIAVANPTHHRAHEAIAELLERKPDLDAIVLNTNIDVAGSVTAALAGLGRSVPGDVSVVAAGVTFSTLRFPVPFDTIPLDAHASCSAAVDMLARIVENGESPPETTLIPPTYIELGSVARTSATPVAPVTAPAT, from the coding sequence ATGGCGACGATCGAGGATGTGGCCCGCGAGGCGGGCGTCAGCATCTCGACTGTCTCGTACGCCCTGAGCGGCAAGAGGGCCATCAGCGCCACCACCCGCCAGCGCGTCCAGGACGCCGCCACCAAGTTGAACTACCTCCCCCACGCCTCGGCGCGCATGCTGGCAGCCAACCGCTCTCACATCTTCGCGGTGACGGCGCCGCTTCACCCCGACACCGACCACAGCGCACACATGACGTTCGCGATGGAGGTCACCAAGGCCGCTCGCGAACGTGACTACGACACGCTGCTGCTGGTGCACAAGGACGCACTCGAGGGCATGAAGCGCTCGGCCGCGACCAGCCTCGCCGACGGCATCATCGTGCTCGACGTGGACGCCCACGACGAACGCGCCACTCTCGCGCGCCAGCTCTCCTGCCCCGCGGTGTTCATCGGCATCCCCGAGGACACCTCCGGCCTGGTGTGCGTCGACCTCGACTTCGAGGCGGCAGCAGCCATGGCGATCGACCGACTGCTGGACGCCGGCCGCAGGAGCATCGGCCTCATCTCCCACCCCGAAGAGACGCTGGTGCGGGAATCCAACTTCCCCCTGCGCTTCCGCCACGGCTTCGAGCAGCACGCCGCCGAGCGCGGCATCGACATCGCCGTCGCGAACCCGACCCACCACCGCGCCCACGAGGCCATCGCTGAGCTCCTGGAGCGCAAGCCCGACCTCGACGCGATCGTGCTCAACACCAACATCGACGTCGCGGGCTCGGTCACGGCAGCGCTCGCGGGCCTGGGCCGATCGGTGCCCGGCGACGTCTCCGTGGTGGCCGCAGGCGTCACCTTCTCGACTCTTCGCTTCCCCGTGCCGTTCGACACCATCCCCCTCGATGCGCACGCCTCCTGCTCCGCGGCGGTCGATATGCTCGCCCGCATCGTGGAGAACGGTGAATCCCCACCGGAGACCACCCTCATCCCGCCCACCTACATCGAGCTCGGCTCGGTCGCGCGCACCAGCGCGACCCCTGTCGCGCCCGTCACCGCCCCGGCCACATGA